The proteins below are encoded in one region of Syntrophotalea carbinolica DSM 2380:
- the obgE gene encoding GTPase ObgE — protein MKFIDRVKIHVKAGDGGRGCLSFRREKFIPKGGPDGGDGGRGGNIVLRVDEGLGTLLDLRYQIHYKAQRGAHGMGKNCHGKNGEDLEIRVPPGVLVYDAETDELLADLTEGCHELVVVRGGMGGRGNARFATSTNRAPRHVQPGVEGEERWLRLELKLLADVGLLGMPNAGKSTLISAVSAARPKIADYPFTTLVPNLGVVRCGGFKTFVMADIPGLIEGASEGHGLGTRFLRHVERTDLFLHLVDLSDLQEGDPMERFALINRELARHNPELMEKPQLVVLSKIDVSEVRERLDAVRAAFAAEGIRTLAISAVTGEGLKELVAEVARELEKLRASRLQADQKAAEEDEPWQPDLS, from the coding sequence ATGAAATTTATCGATAGGGTCAAAATACATGTCAAGGCCGGAGACGGCGGCCGCGGCTGCCTTTCTTTCCGGCGCGAGAAGTTTATCCCGAAGGGCGGGCCGGATGGCGGCGACGGCGGGCGTGGCGGCAATATTGTGCTGCGGGTCGATGAAGGCCTGGGTACGCTGCTCGATCTGCGCTACCAGATCCATTATAAGGCCCAGCGCGGCGCTCACGGCATGGGCAAAAACTGTCACGGTAAAAACGGCGAAGATCTGGAAATCCGTGTGCCGCCCGGCGTGCTGGTTTACGATGCCGAAACCGATGAACTGCTGGCGGACCTCACCGAAGGATGCCATGAGCTGGTGGTGGTGCGCGGTGGCATGGGCGGACGGGGCAACGCACGTTTTGCCACCTCCACCAACCGTGCTCCCCGCCATGTGCAACCGGGGGTCGAAGGCGAGGAACGCTGGTTGCGGCTTGAGTTGAAGCTGCTTGCCGATGTCGGTTTGCTCGGGATGCCCAACGCCGGCAAGTCGACGCTTATTTCCGCGGTTTCGGCGGCTCGTCCCAAAATTGCCGACTACCCTTTTACGACTCTGGTGCCCAATCTCGGGGTAGTGCGTTGCGGCGGTTTCAAGACCTTCGTCATGGCCGATATCCCCGGGCTGATCGAAGGCGCCAGCGAGGGGCATGGCCTTGGCACGCGCTTTTTACGCCATGTGGAGCGCACCGATCTGTTTTTGCATCTGGTCGATCTGTCCGATCTGCAAGAGGGCGATCCCATGGAGCGGTTTGCCCTCATCAACCGGGAACTGGCGCGCCATAATCCCGAGTTGATGGAAAAACCGCAGTTGGTGGTGTTGAGCAAAATCGATGTCTCCGAGGTCCGCGAAAGGCTCGATGCGGTGCGTGCCGCATTTGCGGCCGAAGGCATCCGAACTCTGGCCATATCCGCTGTGACCGGCGAAGGTCTCAAGGAGTTGGTCGCCGAGGTGGCGCGGGAATTGGAAAAGTTACGCGCGTCTCGCCTGCAAGCCGACCAAAAGGCCGCCGAAGAGGACGAGCCCTGGCAGCCGGACCTGTCTTGA